CTTCGCCTCCTCGAGGCGGTTGCGCGGGCGGAAGTCCTCGCCCTTCATCGAGGTCGAGCTGTCGAGCGTGAGGATGATGTCGACGCCCTCGCTCGTCACTTCCCGCGTGCGCGTCCCGCCCTGCGGCCGGGCGAGCGCGATGGCCAGCAGCACGAGTGCGGCCAGGCGCAGCGCGGGCGGCAGGTAGCGCAGCGCGACGCGGCCGCGCCCGGCTTGCAGGCGGTGCAGCGCCGCGGCCGACACCGTGAAGACCAGCTCGTGGCGGTCGCGCCGCCACCAGCGCCAGGCGACGAGCAGCGCCGGGACGGCGAGCGCGGCCAGGGCGGCCGGGTAGACGAAGCGCTCGATCACAACACCGCCTCCGGCAAGCCTGCGGCGGCCACGCAGCCGAACTCGCGCGCCTTCATGCGGCGGCCTCCGCTTCGGCCTCGGGACTCGCGATCTCCGCAAGGGGGCGCGTCGCCTTGATCAGGCGCCGCGCGGCGGCCAGGGACTCCACGCACTCGGCGCGGCTGGGCTGGCGGTGGGCGAACTTGACGAGGTCACCGCGCGCGAGGTCTTCGAGCAGGGGCGCGCTGAGCTGGGGATCGAGAACGAGCTGGCGGTCGCCGTCGGGTCCGCCATGCAGCGCACTCTCGATTTCCTCGCGGGTCCAGTCGCTGAAGGGCAGGCCGAAGCGCCGCGTCAGGTAGCGGCGCAGGATGCGCGACAGCTCGAAGTAGTAGTCGACGAAGGCGCCGCGCGCGGGCAGGTCGGCCAGCGCGAGAGCTTCGAGGGCCGCGAGCGCTTCCTCGTCGGCGGGGACGGCTGGCGCCGCGGGCGCCAGCGCGCGGGCGCGCCGGCGTCGCCACCAGAGGAGCAACCAGAGCAGGGCCGCCAGCAGGAGCGCGATCGGCAAGCCCCAGCGCGCGGCCAGGCCGAGCCAGTCGCCGCGCAGCTCGCCCGGCGCCTTCCAGTCGCGCAGGGCGCTGCTGTCGGGCCCGCTGGCTAGGGTCGACCGGCAGGCGAGGGCGAGCGGCGCGGTGCTGAGACTGCGCGCCTCGCTCTCGCCGGCGAGCCGGTAGCGCAGGCGCTGGCCCGGGATGAGGAAGGTGTCCGGCACCGCGCAGGTGAAGGCGAGCCGGTACTCGAGCGTGTCGGCGCCGGCGCCGCGCAGGGTATCGGCGGCGATGAAGTCCGCGAGGCCGATCGGCTCGCCGCGCGCCCGGCGCGCGCTGAGCTCCTCGGCGAGCCGCGCGTCGAGGCGATCCGGCAAGGGGAGGAGCTGGTCGCCCTCGACCACGAGGCTGTCCAACCGCGCGCCGGGCGCAAGCAGGACGCGCCAGCGCAGCTCGTTCGGCTGGCCGACGGCCTGCAGGTCGCGCGCGAGGCGGGTCTCCACCGCGATGCCTTCTGCGCGCGTGCTGTCCAGGCGCGGGCGCGCCGCGCCGGTCAGCTCGTCGAGAGTCGGCAGATCGGCCTTCTCGAGCGCGTCCCGGGGCACGACCGGGAAGCTCGGTCCGGCAGGCGCCGCGCCGGGCCGGCCGGGCGCCGGCTGCGCGCCGGGCTGGCCGGGCGCCGGCGGCGCCTGGGGGATCGTCGGCCGCTGGGCGAGCGCGCCGGCGCCGCCGAGGGCCAGGGCTGCTGCGGCCAGGAGCGGCGACAGCCAGGCGCGGGCGCCGCCGCGCGCGCTGCGGCCGAAGCCCTTGGCCAGGCGCTTGGCGCGCCGGCGGAAGAACTGCACGAGCGGGCGCGTGTAGTCCTCGGTCGCGTCGAGGCGGATCTCGTCGACGCCGTGGCGCGCACAGAGCTGACTGAGCCGCGCCGCGCGCGCGGCCGCCTCCGCGCGGAAGTGGCGGCGCACTCCCGCGCTGCCGGTGTCCAGCCAGACGCGCTCGCCGGTCTCGGCGTCGCGCACCTGGAGCAGGCCGACGTCGGGCAGCGCCTCTTCGAGCGGATCGCGCACCTGCAGCGCGATGAGGTCGTGCCGGCGCGCGGCCAGGCGCAGGGGCGTCTCGAAGTCGGGGGCGATGAAGTCGCTGACGAGGAAGAGCACCGCTCGCCGCTTGAGCAGGCGGCCGAGGGTCTCCAGGGCCGTGGCGAGATCGGTGCCACTGCCCGCCGGCTTGAAGTAGAGCAGCTCGCGAATGATGCGCAGGACGTGGCGCTGGCCCTTGGCGGGCGGGATGAACATCTCGACGCGATCGGTGAAGAAGAGGCAGCCGACCTTGTCCTGGTTGCGGATGGCGCTGAAGGCGAGCACGCTCGCGACCTCGGCGATCACCTCGCTCTTGAGGCGGTTGCGGCTGCCGAAGAGGCCGCTGGCGCTGGCGTCGACGACGAGGATGACGGTCAGCTCGCGCTCCTCGCGGTAGCGCTTGATGAAGGGTCGGCCCATGCGCGCGGTGACGTTCCAGTCGATCGAGCGCACCTCGTCGCCGGGCGCATACTCGCGCACCTCGTCGAACTCCATGCCCATGCCCTTGAACACCGAGTGGTACTCGCCGCCGAAGAAGTCGTCGACCAGATGGCGCGTGGACAGCTCGATCGCGCGCACCTTGCGCAGGATCTCGGGCGGAATGCGTTCGGTCTCGGCCATCGCGGCTAGGGCACCTCGACGCTGTCGAAGAGGCGGCGGATGACGGCGTCGCTGTCCAGGTTCTCGGCCTCGGCCTCGTAGCTGACGATGACGCGGTGCCGCAGCACGTCCAGGCCCACCTTCTTGACGTCCTCGGGCGTGACGTAGCCGCGCCCGCGCAGGAAGGCGTGGGCGCGCGCCGCCCGGGCCAGGTAGAGCGTGGCGCGCGGGCTGGCGCCGTAGGCGATGAGGTCCTTGAGGCCGCGCTCGGGCTCGCGCGTCGCGAAGACGAGGGCAATGATGTAGTCCTTCACCTTCTCGTCCATGAAGATCTCGCTGACCAGCTTGCGCGCCGCGAAGATGCGCTCGAGCTCGATGACGGGCTTGACCGCCGGCGTCTCGAGGCCGCCCATGCGGGCGAGGATCTCCTTCTCCTCGCTGCGGCTGGGGTAGTCCACCTTGACCTTGAGCATGAAGCGGTCGACCTGGGCCTCGGGCAGCGGGTAAGTGCCCTCCTGCTCGATCGGGTTCTGCGTGGCGAGGACGAGGAAGGGCTCGGGCAGGGGGTGGCTCTCGGCGCCGAGCGTGACCTGGTGCTCCTGCATCGCCTCGAGCAGCGCGCTCTGCACCTTGGCGGGGGCGCGGTTGATCTCGTCGGCGAGGATGAGGTTCGCGAAGATCGGGCCCTTGCGCGTGGAGAAGCCGCCCGTCTTGGGGTCGAAGATCTGCGTGCCGAGCAGATCGGCGGGCAGCAGGTCCGGCGTGAACTGGATGCGCTTGAACTGGGCGCGGATGGTGCCGGCGAGGCTGCTGACCGCGAGCGTCTTCGCCAGGCCGGGCAGGCCCTCCAGGAGCACGTGGCCGCCGCAGAGCAGGCCGATGAGCAGACGGTCCACCAGGTAGTGCTGGCCGACGATCACCGTGCCCAGCTCCTCGCTGATCGCGCGGACGAAGCGGCTCTCGCGCTCCACCCGCTCGGTCAGCACCTCCACGTCGTAGTTCTTCTCCATGCGGACGCCTGCCCTTGCTTGCGGTTAACTGCCTGTCATTTCGTGGATTGGCGCGAAATCGGGAGCGAGGGCCCCTTACGCCAGCCCCTCGGCGAAGTTCCGGTAGATATATCACGGCGAATGCCTTCCGACAAGTCTCGGTCGGGCAAGGGATTGGGGGTCGCACCGGCGGGATTGAAGCGAGTATTAGAAGTATCGGAAACCCGACCCCTAAACCCGCACCAGGAAACCCAAATCACCGTTCGCTAAGCGCCCATTGGTCTTGCAGTTGTCCACGGTCATTGGTAATGAAGGTGGCGCGAAATTCTCTCAGAAAATCCCCTTGCCAGACGATGCCCCAGCATGGGTACTGTGCGCCCGTCATCGCCTTCCCCAGCGCAGCGAGGTCTCGTGCATGGCCGGCATCCAGGACGTCAGCAGCCAAGCCTTCGACGCCGTCATTCGCGATTCGCAAGTGCCTGTCCTGGTTGATTTTTGGGCCGATTGGTGCGCTCCCTGCAAGGCCATGGAGCCGATGCTCGAGGAGATGAACCAGCTCCTCGGCGGCCGCGTCCGCTTCGTCAAGGTGAACGTGGACGAGGCCAGGCAGATCGCCATTCGGTACCAAATCCAGAGCGTGCCGACGCTGCTGGTCTTCCAGGCCGGGCGGCCGGTGGACACCATCACCGGGGTGCCGCCGCGCTTCACCCTGCGGGATCGCATTGAAAAACATGTGTTGTAGGTGACGAACACAGCTAAGCCCTTGTGATAGTAATAGGAAAGCGGAAGGGACGGGCGGCCTCGCAAGGGGCCGCCCGCTCTCGTTGGCTTGCGCCCCCTCCGGCCCGGGTGCTAGCCTGCCCGCCAGTGGGCGCCGCGCCGCGCCCCGACCGGGAAAGGGCCATGATTCGCATCTACTTACGGCTCCTCGGCTACCTGCGGCCCTACTGGCGACGGGCCCTGCTGGCCTTCGCCGCCATCCTCTCCTACGCGGTCCTCAGTGGCGCTTCCCTGACCCTGCTGGTGCCCTTCCTGGACAACCTCTTCCAGGCGGGGCGGCCGGCCCCGGGGATCGAGCTGCCAGCGGCGCCGATCGGCGAGCCGCCGGGCATCGCCGAGGGGATGGGCGAGGCCCTCGCCCGCCAGCTCCCCGCCCTGGACGGCGCCCGGGGCTGGGTCGAGGAGCGCCTGGCGGCCGGCCGGGCCTGGCTGGACCGCGGGGATCCCTTCGCGCGGCTGCGCCGGGTGGTGGCGCTGATCGTCCTCGTCTTCCTGCTCAAGAACCTCTTCGGCTACCTGGATCCCTACCTGGTCAACTGGCTCGAGCAGCGCTGCCTCTTCGACCTGCGCCAGGACCTCTGCCGCGCGCTCCAGCAGCAACCCCTCGGCTGGCTCGGCCGCCAGAAGACCGGCGAGCTGATCAGCCGGGTGGTGAACGACGTCAACATGCTGCGCGGGGCGATCATCGGCGCGACCGCCACGCTCCTGCGCGAGGGCCTCCTGCTCGTCATCTTTCTCGGCTTCCTGCTCGGGCTCAACTGGCGGCTGGCCCTGGCGGCGCTACTGGTCGTGCCGCTCAACGCCTGGCTGATGCGCCGCCTCGGCAAGCTGCTCCAGCGCGACAGCACGCGCATCCAGGTGCGCATGGGCGACATGGCCGGCCACCTGCAGGAGACCCTGGCCGGCGCGCGCGTCGTCAAGGCCTTCGGGCGCGAGGAGGCGGAGATCGCGCGCTTCCGCCGC
This region of bacterium genomic DNA includes:
- a CDS encoding AAA family ATPase, whose translation is MEKNYDVEVLTERVERESRFVRAISEELGTVIVGQHYLVDRLLIGLLCGGHVLLEGLPGLAKTLAVSSLAGTIRAQFKRIQFTPDLLPADLLGTQIFDPKTGGFSTRKGPIFANLILADEINRAPAKVQSALLEAMQEHQVTLGAESHPLPEPFLVLATQNPIEQEGTYPLPEAQVDRFMLKVKVDYPSRSEEKEILARMGGLETPAVKPVIELERIFAARKLVSEIFMDEKVKDYIIALVFATREPERGLKDLIAYGASPRATLYLARAARAHAFLRGRGYVTPEDVKKVGLDVLRHRVIVSYEAEAENLDSDAVIRRLFDSVEVP
- the trxA gene encoding thioredoxin; translated protein: MAGIQDVSSQAFDAVIRDSQVPVLVDFWADWCAPCKAMEPMLEEMNQLLGGRVRFVKVNVDEARQIAIRYQIQSVPTLLVFQAGRPVDTITGVPPRFTLRDRIEKHVL